Genomic segment of Malus domestica chromosome 15, GDT2T_hap1:
GTTAGTTGTGATTTCTGGTTGTGAAAATACATGTATGTTGATTTAGTGGTCATCTTTGTGTTGtgagttttctttttcttcaatgaCAATGCCTTGAATCTTCGTATGTGGTGTCGGCTTAATTTCTTGAATGTACTTGAgactttttctttctgtttgttgaattttgacatcttttttatttgtaattgttGTTGTTCCGTTCTTGGTATGCGCTTAAGCCTTTAGCTGAACATCATCTGTAATCCGTAAATGAGGTGGTTTTTCTATTACTCATGTTGATGTGGccttttatttgtttcaataGCTCTGCTACAATCATTTTGGGAGAGCGTGAAGCATCTTTGAGAGCTCAAAATGCCTAAGGACAGGAGGGGCCGTTCTGTGACTCCTGATAGGTATAGGGCATCTCCTTATCCATGCAGCTCCAGTCATACAAGGCGGTCGTCACCCAGATTTCCTTCTGAAACTGAGGACAATGTGAAAGAATGGGAAGAAGCCAGATGCCCCGTTTGCCTGGAGCATCCACACAATGCAGTTCTCCTAATATGTTCATCGTATGAACAAGGGTGCCGCCCTTACATGTGTGACACGAGCTACCGCCATTCAAATTGTCTAGACCAGTACTGCAAGTCATTTTCAGCAGAAACCTCACCAACTATCCCACCAGAAGGAGCAGCGCAGATATCAGATACTCAGTCGTCTCCATCTGCAACTCTTGAATCAACAATTACTCAAGTGCAAAACGATAGTACAATTGAGGAGGTGCTCTCCTCCATGAATGCCGTATCTTGTGAGCATCAGGCTGATCCGAAGCTCGTGTGCCCCCTCTGCCGTGGGGAGATAACAGATTGGATTATTGTTGAGTCTGCTCGTTGTTTCATGAATGCAAAATCAAGAAATTGTTCTTGTGAGACATGTAATTATAGCGGAACGTATGCAGATCTCAGGAAGCATGCGAGGCTGGAGCATCCACTAGTGTGCCCATCGGAGGCAGATCCAGAGCGACAGCGTACCTGGAGGAGTTTGGAGCGACAGAGGGATATTGGCGACTTGTTCAGCTCAATCCAATCTTCAGTTGGAGAGGATAGGGGTGATGATAGCAGTAGTTTGCCTGCTGATGACGGTGCAGGCTGGCTAACCATATTCTTTCTAGTTAGAGTAGTTCGACCCGGGTCCAGTTCAAGGAGCAGCAGCTGGTCTGGTACCACAAGAACCAGAGCACAAGTTAGTATGAGAAGGAGAGCAACCAGGCTTTGGGGGGAGAGCTACGAGGGCGAAGCAGCATCTTCTACTCTAGAAGAGGATAACGAGTCTTCAGACGGCGACTCGGGTGTTAGGAGGAGACGCAGTGCGCGCCTCCGGCGATGGACAACACCGGACAACAACCAGCCGTGATTGCATACGTTTGCGCTGCCAGtgaatttgtttcttttttgtcaTCCTCCATTCTCCGAAAGGGTTTGAAAAGTAAGTTTGCTCCAATTCTGCAGTTTTCAGTAGCTTACTGATTGTCGAAAACTCTCTGATAAAAGAAAATGTATGTGATTTAGTGCTTCTGTTCGAATAGAAAAAACGAATGAAATGCCCGGAAAAACTTCTTCCTTCACATTCTGTTAACGAACCAAGATTATAAATATGATGCCGACAGATAATGAagaaatgtatttatatgttcATTTCGCAACGCTtgcatattttgaatttttctttcagCTATTtcattggagagcaatttacGAGGAGTGAGTTCACCTTTATTGTGTCGTCCTGATTTTGTGATGCATTGTCATGTAAAAAGAAATTTGCAAATAATAATACTGATTTACTTGCTTATCAGATCGAAATCAAAACATGTGACGTTAAACTCGATTCAATCGaggtttttaattacaaattttgaGTGGTAGAAGTGCTCTTccataaacaacaacaacaaagccttttctcaCTAAATAGGATCGATTATATGAATTCTGAAACATTATTGCGTTCGGTTGTGTGTAATGCTTTTACGTAagcaatttaaatttttttaaaagaaataaaaaagcagAAGTGCAGGATGGTGTCACACGGTCACGGTCCTACTACTGCTGTACCACAACGTGGACAGGCGAAAGTGCCCCGCCCTTTTGCTCAATTACGCCGTGTGACTACCCTTGAGCAAATAAAACATCTCGCGAGAAAACGCTCCAAATTTTCGTTCTCTTCTAAATTCACAGTCCGTCAAACATCGACAACCAAAAGGTTCgcaaaactcttttttttaatGCTTTTTTTAAATATGACTTTTTCAGAAAggttaaaagaaaattatgtaTTAGACGACAAAATTCAttatatgtaaaaataagagaTAAATAAATTGATATGTTTTTCACGACTTATTATTACGTAATTAAAAAAAGTGTTATGATTAAATAAACttacaaaaacaaatttaattgtgtttcttttttcgtaaaatttactttcacatatcttcttaatttttaattgttggcttaaataaattgaagatgattaaaaaaaaaattaacaaaggaaTGTGCGAAAATAAAATGACTGTTTAGATAACACCATTCAAATTAACACGTATATTTACTTTTTAATAATacactttaaaagaaaaaaatacaagTGATCGACATAGAACAAGGTAAATGGTTTTTTCGTCATGTGACTTCTCAATTCAACAtgatataatatttatattatcCACAATATGTATTATCAAATGATGTTGTAATAGCGCTCAACCAGtttcatttgaaattttttttggagCAAATCATAATCAATTATGTCATCTACTACTACTATAACATGATTTTCTATGCTATTAAGTAAGAGATACTTTAAATTTTTAACCATTAAAATTTTAGTCAAAATTAAAGTCTAAcgatcaaaacatttaaaatatttcagtAATCCGAAGCactataaaattttaataatataaaCGTGAGAAATAGTATAAACGACACACATAAAAATTTCTCCAGCTTGTCATACCCATGAGGTCTTTccatttttgaaattataactttttcattttcctttaatttaatCATCAAAAGTCCCAAAGCTTTCTATTTTTAGCCTCGTCTGGCCGGAAGACGGATCTCTGAACTGAAAGCCTCTCattcaacattctctctctgtctctccgaCGGCCTGAGAaggggaggagaagaagaacaaaaacgCAAAATTGGAAATCTTTGTGGAGCCTTTTATAGAAATTCGAAAACAATTGGGGGGTAGAAATGGGGTTGGAGAGCACCTCTCGACGCGGCGGCGGGATTGAAAACAGCAGCAAGGGCTACGAGAGCCAGGTGGTGTTGAATGTTTACGACCTCACCCCCCTCAATAATTACACGGTCTGGTTCGGTCTCGGAATCTTTCACTCCGGAATTGAAGGTAAATTTGAAACCTTTTCGAATccttttcttatcttttttttctttttctttttcttttttgttttttgaaaatcCTGAAAGTTGattcttttttgtttgatttttcgtttcttTATGTGTTTTGGTGATCTGGGTATCTttgcattttggttttctttgttggtttttgtttggttaattTTTGGATTCGTTTGTTTCCTTTTCTGGGCATGCTTAATTATGATGATATGCATTTATTCTTATTGTTTATGTGTTTACAGATTGGTTTTtcaagaagggaaaaaaaaaagattggtaCTTTCAATACTTACATGGAGAAGGAAAGATGTCGGGTTTTCGGATTTGTTTGATTCTTATTTGCAGTTTTGAAGTATGAATGTGCTTGCATATTTAAAGTGAAGTTATTTCTAATTATGTCTTTGAGTACTTTGGCTTCTTTTGCATCCAACTGTAGTTAGATGTGTAGTAGGAAGAATTGAAAGTTTTACACCGGGATCTAGAGTGATGCCGTTGTGTACCATTTCGTATGGTGCAATGGTGATCAAGTTTTACAATGTGATATGAATTGGCCAgctgttttgttcctttatgcTTGGTTATGAAGAATTGGAATGTGCTGTGTATCGGGGTGTGTAGGTATTAGAGATAGATTTCTCGGTGTGTTGGTCTGGTTGATTGACTTTGGATATTATGTTATTATAAGCTTTTATGAGAGTAGTTTAATAAGTCAAACTGAATCTTGAATCGTCCTTTCAGGAAATTGCACTGACCGATGAGTAACTTCTTTTAATTATCATTCATTTCCTTGAAATGCAAATAAGGATTAATTATGTTTAACGATATCATCTGTCTGTTGTATGAACAGTCCATGGCAAAGAGTACGGTTTTGGAGCCCATGACTTCCCAGTTAGTGGAGTTTTTGAAGTGGAACCAAGGAGCTGCCCAGGTTTTATTTATCGATGTTCCATTCAACTTGGCCGTATAAATATGCCTCCCTCTGAATTTAGGACATTTATTGAGCATGTTGCGGCAGAGTATCATGGGGATACCTATCACCTCATCTCCAAGAATTGTAACCATTTCACAGATGACATGGCACGTAGGTTGACAGAAAAACAGGTACCTGGATGGGTGAATCGACTTGCTCGCCTAGGTAAAGAGAACTTTTCTGCTGACTATTCTAGTACTCCTCTATTTCATTGGTGTTCGATCCTTTTGTTTTATAAGAGTTTCAAGTATTATGGTCTATGGACATAATGTAGAAGTAATTAGTAGTATGTGTTTGCTGGAACTCATTTACGCTTGAATGATTTTTGAATTGATTTAGTCTGTGATGTAAATCTTTGAGATGATTGTAATTACCACAtgaaatagttttttttgttcaGGTAAGACCGTATGAATGTCTCTTAAAACTGCAAAATCATATCATTGGTGATAGCTTTAACTTAGCCATGTGAGGGTTTGGATTTTGATGCTGTGATTTGTGTCTTTGTCTTCTTGTGTCATATTCTGTGTATTATTTCTGTGCTGCCCTTTTCTTCTCATGGTGATTGGGAATTCTCGGAAACATGTGTAAATGCACATGGGTATGATTTATTGCTTGAAATCTTAAAGTCTATGTTTTCGTTGTAATTTCAGGTGCCTTGTGCAGTTGTCTTCTTCCCGAAAGCCTTCAAGTGACCACTGTTAAACAGATACCTGAATACCATCATGAGTCAGGTGAGTTCCCTTGACTATTTTCAACCCAGTATTTTAGTGTCTGTATTCAGCGTGCTGACTATGGCTGATACATCACTAACATTCTTCTTTTCTGGGTCCAGATTCTCTAGAAGAAGATGGTACTGAAACCCTATCAATCACAACGCCTCGTGAGTCAGCGGAAGTtgatgatgatcaagaaaagcGCCTGCTGTCCCCACTGGCTTCACTTTCACCGGTGGCGGGAAGTGGAGATGTAACTTTCGTTAAAGAGGCTCAAAAGTGAAACAAACCCTCAACTTGTGGAAATAGAAGAAGGAATCGCCCTTCGGAAAAAGGGCGGTTAGGCCGGTTATTCTTGTGCCTGTCTTTGTTACGGATGGCTTACTTGGAAGGAAATTACATGCTCCTGTTTTCCGAAAGAAAGCCCGAATTGGTACTCATTGTCTGTGTGCACAAGCGTTAAACCGACGCGTGTTTTTATActattttttggctttttcatttcattttttcaaCTGAGGAATCCGAAATTAGCTCATAGTTTGGTGTAATTTGTGATTTGTGCATGAGGGCTTTGTAAGGGAGCTCTTTTTGCAATTGGAAACGAATTCGACTCTGTTTCAGTCGTTGattctatttatttttctaattttttcaaatgtttgAATGGTGCTGTAAATTGTTTCATTTTGTCTCGCAAGAGTATTTATCCGCCAGGTTCATGTTTAATCTCTTCTGTAATTTGACACGTGCGCAAAAATAACTCGACAGGAAACTGCAATCTCAGGCAATTAAAAGGAGACAACGAAAACAAAGGTACCATGTTAGAGAACTGTTTACTTCCAAGCGACATGTTCATAATTCAAATAATGAATGCCAGTTATTACATACGAATATCGATTTAAATAGTGCCACCAGCCAAATAATAACAGGTCATAAAGGACATAAAGGCCGTACTGAACACTTCAAAATTATTGTTTCCTACATATTCTGTGCTTCTTTACTTGCCGTTGCTCGAGAGTTTCACGGGAGTTCTATGAAGAAGTCCCGTCAAGCCCCAACTTTGATCTTAGCCAAGCACAAACCTCGTCCATCTCTTCCGGAATGGTATAATGACCAAGCCTGCATACTCAAACAAATCATTCTTGTATTTCATAGTGTTAATAAATTTCTATGCAACAACTTTTCGACATAATCTAAGAATCACACACCCGTTGTAGGATTTGAATGTCACATTCTGAAAGCCAGTTGAACTTAAGGTCTGCGACGATTTCTCACCAAACTTGTAAGGAACCACATCATCACCTGCAATAAATCACATCCACAGCATTATGAACTAGGCCCGGCTTAGAATTTAAAATTCGGAGCACCTACGCAAGAAGATGCTAGAGACAAGGATGCACAAAACCTTTTCTTCGATGAAGACAAATTCAAGAGACAAataaaaccaaatttttttttatacgagAGATAATAGTGCATACTTTTCCCATGACATAACAAAAGCGGAATGGAGGCAGCACGCCTTGCAGCTTCATCTACTTCTAACTTCTTACTCAAGGTCCTGAAAGAGAATGGGAATTGTAACTATAGGCACTTAAATATACCGCAAAAGAATTCAGTCGAGATGAGGAGAGTGTAAGAGGCCAAACTTGGAACATGGAAGCCATCCGCTTAGTCCAACAACGGCACTCAGATTGCATGGGTATTGATTACCATTCCCATATTTTCTTGTAGAGAAGCAGGTGGCTGAGTATAGTGCAGTAGCTGCACCCATACTAAAACCTCCAATGCCAAGTTTAACTGTAACAGAAAAAACTCGATGCAATGATATCGAAATCCATTTAGTTCACCAAAGGTAAAACTACAGTTTAAAGTTCAAAGTGTACGTGGTATTAGAATCATGGCATCAACAAAGTTTTGTGGAAGAGGCATCCTGCATAGATTTTACTTTGAAAAAAAGATACCATAATTTAAAAGTTCATACAGAGGCTCCCCTAACATAAAATATTGGCCCCACAGAGAAGAAGGgtaaattatttgaatttgtcttTTCAAAACATCTCATCGATCAGTAGGGGCAATAAAATCAAAGTATCCATGCAGAAACAATTCAAACAAATGATAGCAGCAATTGGAGTTCATCAGATGCTAACATCGAGCAAGAGGAGACATACTGTCATCAGGCTCAGTCGATAACAAATTTGCAACATGTGCTGCAGAAGCATCCAAACCCTCTACATCATCCGGAGCATCTTCTGAAAGTTCTCCAACATCAAACCCTGTTCATATCACATAAGCACTTTAGGAGAGCTTATGACGTTCGATTCTAGTATCCAATACACCaaatgacattttctttttctgtcacTAAAATCGGATCAACTGCTGAACATACATTAGCGTGTGGATTATTAATGGAAAAAACTTACAAGCAGTGGAAGGAAAGCcaccaaaaattgaaattggCTGAGTAGGAGCAGTTGGACAGATCCACTTAATCTGCATCACATAAATTTCACCACAGGTCATTacagaaaattatgaaaattcaaTTTCCATTAGTTTGAATGTATTTATTCTTACATTTGGAAGAGGGAGGGATTCCAAGAGCTGGGACCAGCTGTCAAACAGAAAAATATAAAtcttaaacaaaaatttaagaCTTCAAGTGCATGCATATAAAGAAAAAAGGATTTCTATAGATCACATGATTCTCTAGTTTTattcacataaaaaaaaatttacttttCCCTTTTACGAAGTAACTtagaaattaagaaaaagtCATTTATATGAAACACTTCCTCAGTTTTTTAATTACTGTGCAACCTTCAGAAAATTGGTAACATGAGCAATGGGGCCAAAGTATCACCTTGAACCATTATCGCCGAGGCCATGTAGCCAAACTACAGTGGCCTGGTGTTTGCCTTTAGGTCTGACTACATAGGTTCTTCCAAACTCAAACGCCCTCCTAGCAGTTCTACCACCTGAAATCATGTTACAACCAAATTTAATGAGAAAGGTGTAAATAACAGAACCAATGAAACCTCAGCCAAACTGATAAATATGAAAGATAGCCCAACATCTTCAACAAGGAAAATGGAAGAACCATAAAAGCATGAGTGATCTCTTCGTTTTTTTACtagattttttacaaattcttATAAAAGTATAGGAtatgttttcttatttttgctAGCTCTTAGATAGTGGATATTAATGTTCGTAATAGTTTGGTTTAAGAACAAATGGGATCCTAGTCATATGCTTCTAGCTCATAAAATATACGAGTCGACTTGAACACAGCGTCATTAGTAGACAGGTCCGTTTGTGTCAAGTTGTTTGACACGATCAATTAATTAGGTAGGGTTAAGGTTAATTGTCCTTTGACACAAACACAAAATGACATGACTCAGTCACCACTCATGGATATGGCAATCAGTATCAAAACTTCTTTACAAGATAATAGCAAAGCAAAGATAGGCAAACAAACTAACCAGAACCAACAGATGGACCAGTAAAGCTCATATTAGGTCCCCTCAAGTAAATACCACAGACCAAACTCCTCTGCAGCAAGTGGACAGAGCACAGATCCTGCAATGAAGAAACACCAGAAAATGCatacaagctttacaacttcaAAACCATAATGTTAAAACAAATAAAGTACACATAGTTAACATGTTGGAGTAACCTCCGAAAGCTCAAACAAGCAGTTGCATAAAATTACTTTGACAATGCTAGCAAACATTTAACCTTCAGTACATGATCATTACAAAACTAGTGAGGTCAATATGTAACTACTTCCTAAACTCTGGCTGCAGGAAATACAATTTTGACTGCTGTCAGCTCACATAGATTTCCATCTGTCCCTAGATTCGCCACTGGTTTCTCACTCGTGGCAAGGCTTTTGATTGTAAGTAGAAGCAGGGCCAGACGACGCTAAGGGTAACTTCCCTCCCCAGACCAATCGGACAGCATCTTCCTCATCATATCAAGAACGTGAATAACCTTAATCTAACCCGAACAACACTAACACAAACGCATTCGAACCATAGCAACTCAGGTTCTGCATTAGGAGTTTTGGTCTTCCCAAATGCCAAACAGATACACATGCACGATAGGCTGCTTCAATCACTCTTTTCAACCATTTGGGCGAAAATAACAAGAAAATTTGCAATCTTTAACACTGTTCCTTAACACCCCATAATCCAGAAACCaaacattttattaaaaaaaaaacccaaaacagaaaaaccaaaatcattacAAAAATTTGCAATCTACCATAAATCGAACaacacaatttaaaaaaaaaaattttaaaaaaaacccagaactcAAAAATTAAAAGCTTGGTTCTTACAACAGCAAAACAGAAACTGATATAGAAGCATAAagattgaatttttaaaattatgtttagcaaattgaaaaaataaatcagATAAAATTGAACAGGAAATAAAattgggttttagggttttacgCCATTGATACAGAGTATATACCTCAGTCAAGCCTTGGACGCCGTCTCCTCTCCCCTCTCCCTTCTCCCCCCAAATATTTAGTTCACCTCACGTTTCTGTCGTTTTATGTTCTGCCTTCGCAATTCAGAGTGCCGTTTTCAATTGAAGCGCTTACAAGTGCTGAGGATTCTCATCCGTCGATCTTGGTAGCACCATCGATGTGTGCCACGTGTCTGTGATGTATGAAGGGTGAAGGACAAATTCCAGAATCAGTAATATATGAAAGCACTTTTGCTCACAGTCCTAAACTTTGGTCATCTGTCATATTGTCATGTGTCCTTTCATTCAatctatattattatttttttttaatttaaaaagtaacATTTAAATGTAAGTTAATTAGAGTTACGTAAAAGAATATACGGCAAATAATTAGTTATATGATAAGCATATATCAAAATAtaatggtgagcaaaaatgctctgTAATATACATGAACACTTGAGATACTGGACATTGGTCCTATCGCAGTCATACAATCATGTTTTCTCCTCCAGATATAACCgtctaatgatatttttctgTGTTATGAATGAACAGTTAGCTTCAACTCTTGTTAATTACTTGTTCAATACTGCATTTATTATGTTGGCCCATTATGTGACTTAATTATAGAGTTCAACAGACTTGACGATATACATTAAATAATATACAGTAAAGTGGAACAAGGAACTTAATTTTGAAGGTGAGTTACATGTCGAAGGGAGAGGGGAATTGTGATTTGTGAATACTTTTAAGGACAAtacaaaatgaatttgaatattTCTTTATCGATAGTTTAATACACAAGTGTATAACACAAATAATTAAGAGTAACAGGAAGATTAAAAgatgttcatatatatatatatatatatataaaggagcATAAAATTTACCACGAAGAAAAAATTGGTGAACCTAAAAAATGCATTGTTTAGACTAAAATATCTATAAATTAAGAAGCAACTAATCAATCATGTCTATGGACCTATCTTGGGGTTATCATGGACATTGCATTTTCATATGACCATGTTGATGTGGATGCATCATTGCTCCCTATTTGTGTTGCCAAGGCGGCACCACCAATCTTTGGCATCCTATTGCCGTTCGCCGCCTCTTCATCCATTGCTGAAAAATCGACAACCACCATTTGGGTGTCGGGAGGCTCCTCCACGGGCGTCCGGCCCTCGAGCATTTCCACCACATGTGACATGGTAGGCCTAAGCCTAGCCCTCTCTTGTATGCACCACAAAGCTATATGAACAAGTCTTTTTACCTCCCTTTCATCAATGCCTCCGCTTTCTATTAGCCTTTGATCAACAACTTCCATAAGCTTGCCTTCTCTCATTTTTTCAATAACAATTTGGGGAAAATACTCCCTTTTCCTGTGGGACTTGTCGTTGGCTTCGCCCTTTTCGACAAAGCTAACGTTTCTCCGCCCTCCGATCATCTCAAGAAGCACCATTCCATAACTGTACACATCCGTTTTTTCAGAAATTCCATGCTCCAAGAGCCACTCAGGAGCTAAGTAGCCTCTAGTCCCCCGAATCGTGGTCATAACTCTACTCTCGTCTTTCCCCATTAGTTTTGAAAGGCCAAAATCCGCCACAATTGCTCTGTAATTCTCATCCAAAAGTATGTTCTCTGGCTTCACATCAAGGTGCAAAATCCTTGACCTGCAATCATGATGCAGGTAAGAAAGCGCTTTAGCAACATCAACTGCAACCCTGTACCTTGAGTCCCAAGGCAAGCACCCCCCACGCCGAATAGGCCTTCCCTTTTGAGAGAAAATCCACAAATCCAGCGATCCATTTGGAATGAAATCATAAACCAAGAAACGCGGTCCTGCAGGAACACAACAATACCCAAGAAGGCGCACAAGATTGATATGTTGCAGGCTTGCAATTGCCGCAACTTCTGACTTGAATTCCCTCTCGCTGCGTTCCTCTACATCGAGCTTTTTCACTGCCACTTGAGTCCCATCACTTAGAATCCCCTTGTAAACAGAAGCTGAAGCCCCTTTCCCAACCAGTGTCTCGAAATGATCTGTTGCATCCTCTAGCTCCTTGTACCTAAACTTCGTAGGAACCCCTGCAACTTTTCGAAGAAAGCTATACTCCACGCGCAGCTCGCGGCCTTCTGACGCGTGTTTTGATTCCAAGAGCTTTCTCCGGAAATTGTACTGATGTCTGATCACTAGCCATACAAACACAGCAAGGATCACAGCAACACCTGCCCCACAAATGAGAAAGAAAGTTGGGGAAAGTTTGAGAGAGATTCGCGCAACGATTATGAAGATAACGAGCGTGATGATCGACGTTGCAGCTACCATCTTAGATTTTCTGTCCTCCATTGCTAAAGCTTCATTCTTGTTTTCAGAcaaagagagatagagagagagagagggagcttTCTCTCTTTTGACATGATCCAGTCTCTTTCTGTGACAAAAAACATAGTTTTATGGTAATAATATTCTTTTGAATATTGCATTATTTAATTAAACGGAAGAAATGTTTGTATCTACAGATCAGCCAAGAGTTGAAATAATATGATACAACCCATAAATCACCTAATTTCTTGTCTGACTTTCATTGTAATAATTAAGGGTTTTATCTGGTCAATTAGTTGGAAGAGTAAACCCTATTTGGAAACATATATTCtgcataaataaatatttttttttcttttcttctgaaATCAAATAGCCATTCACATCTAAGTTTCCCATGAGATGTTGCATATGACTCTAAAGCCGATTCCGTTTCATAAACATTTACACCATTTCATAAATGTTTACATGCTAAAAATTTCTTAATCCGTCACTGCTTGCATTACCTAATAAATCATCAATTATGCGAAAGAAAATAACAATTACCATATGAAAAGGATGAAGTGAAAAATAATCTGACCTAGTCATTGACAATAAACAAATGAGAGTTTTGAACATCTTGACTGATTCAATCCCTTTAGGTAAAGACAAGTGCCTTAACCCTCAATCGCACTCAAAGCGACGTTTTTCTTGATTATAACATTGACTGAATTCGTATTTTATTCGAAAACCCGACCAAATCCGAGATTAATTTCCGAGTAGCAAAACTGCAAGACCGAGTCCGAATAATTTAACAGATTCAAAGAATCCGCAATATATTACAAATGATGAAGCCTAAAACAATGTTCTGATTGTTGATGTTGCATCAGTAATGCACCAAAAACCGGGGATTAACGGGAGATTTAGACACAAAACAACAATGTGCAATTTGACAAGAATTTCCAACTAATTTGGGTTCATGTGATACTGCATAGATTCGTATCGTGATAACAAATTATAGGgcctttgtttttgttgttgcaaACAAAACCACATAAACCAACGGCTCAATTCTACTTGTTGAAATGATACAAAACAAACTTTTTAAGCGCAATGTATACACATGCACGATAGGCTGCTTCAATCATTCTTTTCAACCATTTGGGCGAAAATAACAAGAAAATTTGCAATCTTTAACACTTTTCCTTAACACCCCATAATCCAGAAaccaaacattttattttaaaaaaaacccaaaacagaaaaaccaaaatcattacAAAAATTTGCAATCTACCATAAATCGAACaacacaatttaaaaaaaaaattaaaaaaaaaacccagaactcAAAAATTAAAAGCTTGGTTCTTACAACAGCAAAACAGAAACTGATATAGAAGCATAAAGATtgaatttctgtccgttgattttttttaattgatctGATCCaatgattgaaaataaaaaaaatatgtgagaagtaaagtAGGATGTGTGATACCGCACCCCTTTGTAAATAACACTTTGCAAGTGGCAAGTTGACGCAATGGCTGCATCGATGTTGCCCTAAAACCCCAATACAAAATGCCCCTCCTCTCTCTTCCCTTTGTCTTGCCAAACTGAGAGAGAGCATTCACTGACCACCCGCCACCACCATTTCCTGCATAACTTCATGGGTAGCTACAAAAACGGCGTCGTCGGGGACCAAAGCGGCACCAGCAATGGCGACGCTGGCGGCGCCGCGGTGGACAAAGGCGTCGACTTCGCCAACTACTTCTGCACCTACGCCTTCCTCTACCACCAGAAGGAGATGCTCTCTGATCGAGTCCGCATGGACGCTTACTACAACGCCGTTTTCAAGAACACGCACCACTTCCATGGCAAGGTACAACACCTCATAGCCCACTAGTTAATTACTCTTTTGTCCCCTGTTTCG
This window contains:
- the LOC103400457 gene encoding deSI-like protein At4g17486 — translated: MGLESTSRRGGGIENSSKGYESQVVLNVYDLTPLNNYTVWFGLGIFHSGIEVHGKEYGFGAHDFPVSGVFEVEPRSCPGFIYRCSIQLGRINMPPSEFRTFIEHVAAEYHGDTYHLISKNCNHFTDDMARRLTEKQVPGWVNRLARLGALCSCLLPESLQVTTVKQIPEYHHESDSLEEDGTETLSITTPRESAEVDDDQEKRLLSPLASLSPVAGSGDVTFVKEAQK
- the LOC103400458 gene encoding acyl-protein thioesterase 1, translating into MSFTGPSVGSGGRTARRAFEFGRTYVVRPKGKHQATVVWLHGLGDNGSSWSQLLESLPLPNIKWICPTAPTQPISIFGGFPSTAWFDVGELSEDAPDDVEGLDASAAHVANLLSTEPDDIKLGIGGFSMGAATALYSATCFSTRKYGNGNQYPCNLSAVVGLSGWLPCSKTLSKKLEVDEAARRAASIPLLLCHGKSDDVVPYKFGEKSSQTLSSTGFQNVTFKSYNGLGHYTIPEEMDEVCAWLRSKLGLDGTSS
- the LOC103424924 gene encoding uncharacterized protein, with product MPKDRRGRSVTPDRYRASPYPCSSSHTRRSSPRFPSETEDNVKEWEEARCPVCLEHPHNAVLLICSSYEQGCRPYMCDTSYRHSNCLDQYCKSFSAETSPTIPPEGAAQISDTQSSPSATLESTITQVQNDSTIEEVLSSMNAVSCEHQADPKLVCPLCRGEITDWIIVESARCFMNAKSRNCSCETCNYSGTYADLRKHARLEHPLVCPSEADPERQRTWRSLERQRDIGDLFSSIQSSVGEDRGDDSSSLPADDGAGWLTIFFLVRVVRPGSSSRSSSWSGTTRTRAQVSMRRRATRLWGESYEGEAASSTLEEDNESSDGDSGVRRRRSARLRRWTTPDNNQP
- the LOC103400459 gene encoding probable receptor-like protein kinase At5g20050 — encoded protein: MEDRKSKMVAATSIITLVIFIIVARISLKLSPTFFLICGAGVAVILAVFVWLVIRHQYNFRRKLLESKHASEGRELRVEYSFLRKVAGVPTKFRYKELEDATDHFETLVGKGASASVYKGILSDGTQVAVKKLDVEERSEREFKSEVAAIASLQHINLVRLLGYCCVPAGPRFLVYDFIPNGSLDLWIFSQKGRPIRRGGCLPWDSRYRVAVDVAKALSYLHHDCRSRILHLDVKPENILLDENYRAIVADFGLSKLMGKDESRVMTTIRGTRGYLAPEWLLEHGISEKTDVYSYGMVLLEMIGGRRNVSFVEKGEANDKSHRKREYFPQIVIEKMREGKLMEVVDQRLIESGGIDEREVKRLVHIALWCIQERARLRPTMSHVVEMLEGRTPVEEPPDTQMVVVDFSAMDEEAANGNRMPKIGGAALATQIGSNDASTSTWSYENAMSMITPR